A stretch of DNA from Mucilaginibacter daejeonensis:
AGATGAGGTCAGCGCTTGTCGTTCAGTACCACCTCATCATCCTTTTCCTTTACCAGGTGATCGAACTTTTCCCAGAAACCATCTTTAGGTAGCGGTGCCAGAATATCGATAGGTTCTTTCTTGACCGGGTGGATAAACTGTAAACGACGGGCGTGCAGGCAAATGCTCTTCTTCAGGCTTCCGCGAGGATATCCATATTTGTTATCACCCACGATAGGGCAGTTCAAGGTAGATAACTGCACCCGTATCTGGTGCGGACGGCCGGTGATCGGGTTCACTTGGATCAGGTAGTATCCGTTGAGTTCACCTGCCAAACGGTAATGTAATTCGGAGCGCAGGCTGCCCTGCACCTCGCGGTCGTGCGCCTTGGTCACGTTCTTTTGCGGGTTCTTGACCAGCCAGTGGACCAGGTCGCCATAGGGCGGCTGCGGGCGATTGCGTACCACGGCATAATAGGTCTTGCGCATCTCGCGGGTCTTGAACATCTCGTTCACCCGCTCTAAGGCCTTGCTGGTCTTAGCGAATAAGATCACCCCACTCACCGGACGATCCAAACGGTGTACCACCCCTAAAAATGCGCCGTTGGGTTTATTGTATTTAGCGGTCAGATAACGCTTTACTTTCTCATCCAACGGCTCATCACCGGTGTCATCGATCTGCACGATATCGCCCGCTCGCTTGTTGATAGCGATCAGGTGATTATCCTCATATAATACGTCGTGGTCGGTAATGTCAGTATTGGCCATTGTTGATGTCGTTTGTCGGATGTTCTACTTAAGATCAAGAACAGCCGAACGCTGATCATAGTTTGAAAGAAGCGTTGAAGAGATGATGTGTTTAATATTGTTCTTTCTCATTAGGGAAATCGCTGGCTTTCACATCGCTTACGTAACCTTGTACCGCGCCGTGCATCACCTCATATAACGAAGCGTACTGACGCAGGAACCTTGGGCGGAAACCTTTGTTCATACCCAGCATATCGTGGATCACCAGTACCTGTCCGTCGCAATATTGCCCGGCACCGATACCAATGGTCGGTATCTGAAGGCTTTCGGTAACCTCTTTGGCCAGCATGGCTGGAATCTTTTCCAGTACTACGGCAAAGCAGCCCAACTCCTGCAGTTTGGCGGCATCCTCACGCAGCTTCTGAGCCTCGGCCTCTTCTTTGGCCCGAACGGTGTAGGTGCCAAATTTGTAGATCGATTGCGGCGTAAGACCTAAGTGACCCATCACTGGTATACCCGCGGTCAGGATACGGCTTACTGATTCGGCTATCTCGATGCCACCTTCCAGCTTAACAGCATGAGCGCCACTCTCTTTCATGATGCGGATGGCCGAACTCAATGCTTCCTTAGAATTGCCCTGATACGAACCGAACGGAAGGTCCACCACCACCAGCGACCGGTTAGCAGCCCGTACTACTGACGATGCATGGTAGATCATTTGATCCAGCGTGATGGGTAAGGTGGTCTCATGGCCAGCCATCACGTTCGAAGCGGAATCGCCCACCAGGATAACGTCCATACCCGCCTCATCAACGATCTTGGCCATGGTATAATCATAGGCGGTAAGCATGGCTATCTTTTCGCCCTGACCTTTCATGGCCTGTATGCTGTGTGTGGTTACGCGTTTGATCTCTTTATTTACTGACATGCCGTTAGTTTTAAGGTCGACAAAGTTAGGATATTTTTAATGACGATCAGGAGTAACAATTTTGACGCTTTGCCTCCAATTTATGATCAGGTAAAGTAAGGTGGCCATGGTCAGGGCGGTTATTATAGAAACTAACACACCGAAAGGATAGTTGGGCATTTGCCCGTCAAAAGCAAGCGTGTAAACAGCATTGCCTGCACCATCTAACCCTGTTATAGTGTGCAGTAGTACGTTTAGGGTCGCGTGCAAAAATATCGCGGTCCATAAGGAGCCCGTAAGTACCAAGGACAGGCCGAATATAAAGGAGAAGATAGTGGTACTTGCTACCAAACTCATACCTCCCGCTAAATGATAAAGACCAAATGGCAACGCCATGATCAAAAGGCCTGCACGCCATCCGAAGCGCTTTGTGAATATCAAAAATAGGAAACCCCTGAAAAGCAGTTCTTCCAGTATGGCGCCAAGGAAATAGGAATAACTTTCCTTTATAACGTACCCTACGCCCAGCGATCTGTATACAAAATGATAGGGTACGAACAGGTAAAGTACGACGGCCATTGTGGTGATCGTCGCTATGGCTATAGCCACTCCAATGAGTGCATCTGTAAATAAGCGCTTTTTAATATTAAGCCCCAAAGCCGCGGTTGGGATGTCGGTGCGCTTGAAAGAAGTGTAAGTAACGTAAAGCACCAGGGCATCAGCGATCAGTATAAAGGTGGTGCGGGGCCAAAAATGCATCAACGGTCCCCCGAGCATTTGCGGTGCTAAGTTGATCGCCCATGCTACAACGCCGGTAAGCAGGAAGATGACCATCGAACGAATATCAAGCTTGAGATTGGTCTCTTTCTGTAAATGTACCGTGTGTTCGGGATGCGCCATAAGGTTGGAGGGATGCTCATTCAGGTTGGCCTAATTTATCATAATTATGACTATTTGCAGATACAAGAAATTCAAAGATATAGGTCGTGGATACAAAATTAATGATTACTTTTGCGCCGTGAATACAGACGCACCATTCATGCTGCACCACTGCTTTTTTCACGGAGTTCCCCAAACGGCCGACCGGCTTAATTTTCATCCTTTTAATTTTTTCGTAAAATGACCAACTACACCAAATTACCGGCTGTATTGCTGCTTGCTGATGGTACCGTTTTTCATGGCAAGGCTGCCGGAAAGATCGGCACTACCACCGGCGAGATCTGTTTCAATACAGGGATGACCGGCTACCAGGAAATTTTTACCGACCCATCATACTTTGGGCAGATCATGGTGACCACCAACGCACACATCGGTAATTATGGTATCACTGGCGAAGAGGTGGAATCAGATAAGATACAGATCGCCGGTCTGGTTTGTAAGAACTATAACATCGCTTACAGCCGTAAACAGGCCGATGAGAGCATCCAGGACTACTTCCAACAGCAGAACATCACCTGTATCTCTGATATCGACACCCGTCAGTTGGTGCGTCACATCCGTGATAAAGGCGCTATGAATGCCATCATCTCTTCAGAGATACTGGATATCGAAGAATTGAAGACACGTTTGGCCGCTGTACCATCTATGGATGGTTTGGAGCTGTCATCGCAGGTATCTACCACCGAGACCTATACCTTTGGTAACGAGGACGCTAAGTACCGTGTTGCTGTGCTCGACCTGGGTGTTAAAAAGAATATCCTACGCAACTTTAGCGATCGTGATGTTTATGCCAAGGTATACCCGGCCAAAACCACATTCGCCGAAATGGAGGCTGACTTGAAGCCTAACGGTTTCTTTATCTCTAACGGCCCTGGCGATCCATCGGCCATGCCTTATGCTGTAGAGACCGTAAAAGACATCCTGGCTGCTGATAAGCCAATGTTCGGTATATGCTTGGGTCACCAATTGCTGGCTTTGGCCAATGATATCCCTACCAAAAAGATGTTCAACGGTCACCGTGGTTTGAACCACCCGGTAAAGAACATTTTAAAAGATCATTGCGAAGTGACCTCACAGAACCATGGCTTCGGTGTAGTACCGGAGGCTGTTCATGCGTCAGATAAGGTAGAGATCACTCACGTGAACTTGAACGATAAATCGATCGAGGGTATCCGTGTGAAAGGTAAAAAAGCCTTTTCCGTACAGTATCACCCTGAATCATCACCAGGCCCGCACGATAGCCGCTACCTGTTCGATGATTTTGTTGACCTGATGAAATAAGCTTTCAACATCTCTATATATAACTAAAAGCCGGTACCTGATCAGGTCACCGGCTTTTTATTTAGTGCTGCTGTCAGCACAAGGCAACTTTATAGATACAATGTGAACTAATGGCGCCCCGCCGGTTGCTATTATCAGAGCAGTAAGTTAGCTTTGTATCAAGCAAATAATAACGGCCCTTGAACAATGATCGTTAATTGTTGACGTTATAACGCTGATACCATGAATAAACGCTTATCTGTATTGATCTTATCACTTTCTATTATAGCTGCGTCTTGTCAAAAGTCGGAGCTGAAGGATGTGGTGAATACAGATAACTTTAAGACCGTTCAGCAAGCCAGTATCTCCAGTATCGATGGCCCAACCACCGCAGCGGCAGGCGAGGAGATCAATATCACCGTTTCATGGCCTTACAATGGCAACTGCGAGAAATTCAACAACTTTAAGATCGATACCCTGAGCGATACCACGCAGGTCAGGCTGTTCACCTCTACCAATACTGCTGAGGATTGCACCGGTAAGGAGGTAAAACATTCGCAGGTGTTCAAGTTCAAGCCGGCCAAGGCAGGTACTTACTATATTAAGTTCGCTGGCTCCAAAAATTCACGTGCCATAGTGGATACCTTGACCGTTAAATAAGCCGCTTTTCTTTCATTATCATTTTCATAATTTTTAGGCAAAAGTGCTGGTGCGCGGCTTGTTCCTGCGCTCCTGATACACGATAACAGTGTTACATATACGTGTTTCAGTGTTACATTTACTGTTACATATTGATCTTTTGTATGCTTTTTCTGGAAAAAGTTGGGTTTTTACGAATTTCGCAACGCTGAAAAGTGGGGAAATTTGGGGAATTCTGTTACATGGATGTAACACGTTTCAGTACACTAAGGTGCAGCTGGTCCGTCGATTTCAGGCATGCTGGCGCATACCTAATACAAGAAAGGCCTGCTGATCAGCAGGCCTTTCTTGTTCTTATCTTTTAAAGATCACTGCGCCTAACGGTGGCAGGGTGATATTGATCGAGTTGGCCTGGCCGTGCCAGCTATGAGCCTCTGATCGCAACGGGTAGGGATTATCCACACCGCTACCCCAGTACTCTTTACGGTCCGAGTTGTATATCTCTTTCCATTCGCCCTCACCGGGTACGCCTATGCGGTAATCGTAACGTACCACCGGGGTCATGTTCAATGCGATAACCACATCGTTCTCGCGGTCGTGGCCTTTGCGGGCATATACCAGTATCGAATCCTTGGCGTTTCCGCCGTCTATCCACTCAAAACCTTCGCCACTGAACGCTTTTTCGTACAGGGCAGGCTCGCTGCGGTATAAATGGTTAAGGCCTTTTACCGCTTCCTGCATACCGGAGTGGCAATCAAACTGCGTTACCCACCAATCTAACGACTTGCCAAAGTTCCATTCAGACGTTTGGCCAAATTCGGCACCCATGAACAGCAGCTTGGTACCCGGATGGGTGAACATGTAGCTGTACAGCAAGCGCAGGTTGGCATATTTTTGCCACTCGTCGCCCGGCATCTTGGTGAGCATGGAGCCTTTGCCGTATACCACCTCATCGTGCGAGAAAGGTAGCATGAAGTTCTCGGTAAAGGCGTAAATCAGGCTAAAGGTCAGCTGCTCATGATGGTATTGGCGATGGATAGGGTCAAGCTTAAAGTAATTGATGCTATCGTGCATCCAACCCATCATCCACTTCATACCAAAGCCTAAACCACCGTTGTATATGGGGCGGCTAACGCCCGGGAACGAGGTGGACTCTTCGGCAATGGTCTGAACATCAGGGAAGTGGCTGTATACCGCGGCGTTGAACTCCTTCAGGAAGTCTATCGCCTCCAGATTCTGGTTGCCACCGTATTTGTTCGGTATCCATTCGCCTTCCTTGCGCGAATAGTCGAGGTACAGCATCGAGGCCACTCCATCCACCCGCAGACCATCGGCATGGTAACGTTCCAGCCAGAACAACGCACTGCTGATCAGAAACGCTTTGACCTCGTTACGGCCGTAGTTAAATATATATGACGTCCAGTCAGGGTGATAGCCCTGGCGCATATCCTCGTGTTCATAAAGGTGCGAACCATCGAACTTGTAAAGCCCGTGCGCATCGCCGGGGAAGTGTGACGGTACCCAATCCAGGATCACGCCAATGCCGTTCTGGTGAAAACGGTCGATCAGCTCCATCAACTGCTGTGGCGTGCCGTAGCGCGATGTGGCGGCAAAATAGCCGGTAAGCTGATAGCCCCAGCTTGGGTAGTAAGGGTGCTCCATTACCGGCATGAACTCCACATGTGTAAAGCCCATTTCCTTCACGTAAGGCACCAGTTTATCGGCCAGTTGGCTGTAGGTCAAAAAGCTATCAGGACTTTCGTTATCACGCGCCCATGAGCCTAAATGCACCTCGTATACCGAGTACGGCTTATCTAAACCGTTGCGCTGGTAGCGGTCCATCATCCAGTTCTGGTCGGTCCACTCATAAAATGTGTGGGCCACTATGGATGCCGTGCGCGGAGCTTCTTCCCAACGCAAAGCGAACGGGTCGCTTTTTTCCAGCTTATCGTTATTATGTGATTCGATAAAGTATTTATATACCTCGCCATGGCCAATGTTGGGGATGAAACCTTCCCAAATACCCGAGCCATCCCAGCGGTGGTTCAGGGCATGACTGCCTTTATCCCAGCCGTTAAAGTTACCTATAACCGATACGTACTTGGCGTTTGGTGCCCATACGGCAAAGTAAGTGCCCACCACGTTCTGGTGTGTTACCACGTGTGATCCTAGCTTTTCGTACAGCTTAAAGTGCTTGCCCGACCGGAACAGGCTGATATCAAAATCAGTGAAACGGCTATATGGCTCAACCGCTTTCATCTGTTGCGGTAGGGCACTAACGGCCGGTGTATCAGGTATCACTGGTAAGGCATCGGCCTTTTTAGCTTTTGTTTTTTTGACGGCCGATACAGCGGCTTTGGCAGTTACGGCAGGCTCAGCCTTAGCTTTTACCTTACCCGATGCAGCTTTGGCCACCTTTACGGGTACCTGGGCCGGTATGGTCAGTTCCTCTTCGGCTGTCGTTGCCGATGATGCCGCGATCGGTTCAGATCCATTGATGATGTTAGCAGGAGCAGTTGATGCCGCAACACTTGTTTCGGCTGCGCCGGTCAAGGGTCGTTCCTCCGCTTTCTTTTTTCCCTTGGCCTTCATGGCCTTTACCGGCACCGACTCAGGGAATGGTTCATCGGCCTTCTTCTCTTTTTTTGACGATGCTTTTTTTGCCTTTACAGGTTTCGATTCGGGGAATGTTCCGGTCGATGCATCCGCCGGCGTTAATGCCGGGTCGGACGATACCGAAGCTTTGGAACTTTTATTTTTTTGGGCCATGTTTTGGAAGCCTTTTCAGGCGATAGATGTTATAATGAGTTAGTGCAAGCAATAATTCAGGCGAATGTTGAAGGCAGTATATTATGGTGCAACACGCCTGAGCCCTGCTTGTTTTGCTGTACGCAATACTAACTATTTTTGATCAAGTAATATGGACGTATCTTATCATCACATAAAAAAAGAGGCGCACCTGGCGCCTCTTTTTTAACATCGTGACATTGAACGCACTGACAATGGCGTTCGCTTTGATCAAATGATCTCGATCTGTTTAAAGTTCTTGGTGAATTTGAACTCCAGTACCTGGTCATTTAACTCCAGATCGGTGATCTCTTTACCGTCGGCAATGATCTTGGTAGGGGTGAACGGCAAGCCAGCCACCTTCATATGATAGTTCTCGTAACGTGGGGTGTACAGGCCTTCCATCGTTTGCTGTATGGTGAGCGATGTAGGTTTGCCAGTGACCACGAATTTCTTTTCAGAGTAGATGTCCTGCTCGTAGGCAAAGGTCTCGCCGTAATCTTCAAAAAAGAACGAGTTGGCAATGCTGTCGGTGTAATACACGTTCATGATCACCTCTTGTATCTCCTTTTCGCCTACGTACTGCATCACCTCGTACTCTGGGATCACCGAGCCCGCTTTCACGAACAAAGGTATGGTCTCCAGCGGGGTGCTTACTTCCACCTCGCGGCCACCCTCGGTAAGGGCGTTATCCCAATAGTAATACCAGTTGCCTTTTGGCAAGTATACTCTGCGGCTTTTTTGGCCGGGTTCCATTACCGGGCACACCAATATCTTGTCGCCATAGGTGAACTCGTCCTGGCGGGCCTGGTTGTTGATCTCGTCCTGTTCCTGCATCACTACCGGGCGCAGGATCGGGAAACCATATCGGTGGTGCTCCCAAAACGTAGAGTACAGGTAAGGAAGCAGTTTATAACGTAGCTCGATGAATTTACGGTTGATGGCGGTAAACGGCTCGCCAAAGCTCCAGGGCTCGCGCTCCTTGGTATCACCGGCCGAGTGGGCACGCATGAAAGGGGAGAAGGTACCCATCTGGATCCAACGGGTGAACAGTTCGCCATCAGGCTCGCCGCTAAAGCCGCCTATATCGGTTCCGCAGAATGGTACGCCCGACATGGATAAACGCTGGCACTGTACGTTACCTAAACGCAGGTGCTCCCATGAGGCCACGTTGTCACCGGTCCACATCGAAGTGAAGCGCTGAACGCCCGAGTACCCCGCACGGGTGATGGTGAAGGGGCGCTTGTTCTTCATCAGCTTGCGCATACCCTCGTAGGTGGCGCGTACCATTTGCATGCCGTACACATTGTGTGCCTTGCGGTGCGATCCGCGGTAGCCATCATACTGGTGGCGTACATCATCAGGGAAGGTGCCTGCACCAAATACGGCCGGCTCGTTCATGTCGTTCCACACGCCGGCCACGCCTAATTGCACCAGTTCGTCAAAAAGAGTTCCCCACCATTCGCGTACCTCAGGGTTGGTAAAGTCAGGGAACTGGCAGCGGCCCGGCCAAACGTGGCCTTCCATAAAGTAATCGTCGCTTCGGCGGCAAAAATAATGCTTATCCTTACCCTCTTTAAATACCCAGTAATTATCATCCACCCTGATGCCCGGGTCAATGATCACCACGGTCTTAAAGCCATCGGCCTTCAGTTCCTTGATCATCTTTTTAGGGTCGGGGAAATACTTGCGGTTCCAGGTAAAGCAGCGGTAACCGTCCATGTAGTCAATGTCCAGGTAGATACCGTCGCAAGGGATCTGGTTCTCGCGGAAACCCTTGGCCACCTTCATCACCTTCGATTCGGGGTAATAGCTCCAGCGGCACTGGTGGTAACCCAGGGCCCAAAGCGGTGGCATAGGGTGGGTGCCGGTAAGTAGGTGATAACGTTTCACTACATCCATCATGTTAGGGCCGTGGATGTAATAGTATTGCAGCTCGCCGCCATCAGCCCAAAAGCTCGTCTTGGTGCGGTCCTCTGAGCCAAAGTCGAAATGGGCTTTAAAAGTATTGTCGAAGAAGATGCCGTGAGCGATACCCTCGTTCAAACTGATGTAGAACGGGATGCTGCGGTAGATCGGATCTTGATCCCAGGCAAAGGAGTACGCATCAGTGTTCCAGTTCACAAAACGCTTACCACGCAGGTTCAGGTTGGTAGGCTTGTCGCCCAGGCCAAAAAAGGCCTCGGCGGGGTGGCATTCCTTGGTACCGAACACATAGTAACCGCCAAATTGCACGTTCTCTTCCCAGTGCATAGGGGTGGCATCCGCACTGGTCACGTGGTTCTGGCTGTCAGAGAACGAGATCAGGAAATCCTTTTTGCTCACATGGCAGTTCACGGTGCTGGTGCTGATCCGGAATTCGTTCTCATCTTCATGCAGATGAAAAACGGTGACCCTTTGCTCCAGCTTAGGCACCGCGTACGAGAATTCCTCAAGAAATACGCCGTGCGGTGCCAAACGAACGCGGATCACCTCATCGGTCACCACGATCACTTCTACACGGGCCACGTCGTCATAAAAATAAAAGCGGTTGCCTTTTTGCTCTACCCTTTGCGGGGCGTTCAGGTATTTTTTAACGATAGGTTTGAGGCCCAGCACCGGGTTATTAACGTGTTGAAATACCTCTTCTTCCTGTTCGATCAGTTTTACGGCAGGCGACCCGATGGTTGGGTCGGTGGGTGGAGTGTTTTGTTCCATTCAGCTAAAATGACTGTCTATTTGCGATACGTATCGAGCCCGATACGGCGATGTGTTACCGTTAAAGCATCAATTGTGAGACCACAATAAGGGCCTGCATATCCTTGAGACCGTTATACGTTAGTTATGTTGGAAAAGTAGCAAGAAATTTCTCAACACGGTAAAGTAATTCCAATTTTGCTGCCATTTAAGCTATAAAAGTTGCGTTTTATTGCTTTAATTAAATTCAAAGTGAAATTTTTGTTAATTTAAAAATAAAAAGGCCCCGCGATCGCGAGGCCTTTTTATAAAACATATCGTGGCGCACGCTACTTAAAGCGTGGATTTATATTCGCAGTTCGCGATCGCGCGTTTGTAATCTTCTATCGAATCAAAATTAAGGCAAAGTTTGATCGCTTGTTTGTAGAACTTGATCGCATCCTCAAAATTTTGTGCGTACTCTTCAATGATGCCCAGTCGGTAATGAACCAAAGCCTTATCTACAAGTGGGCGCATCAGGGCCTTGGCGGCAATATCGCGTGCTTTGTCCCACTGTTCAAGGTTGGTATACAGCACGATCAGGTTAATGTACGCGTGCGGGTATTTAGGGTCGCTTTTAATGGCGGCCTTGTAGTGGTTCTCGGCCCGGTGGTAATCATCAAATTGGGTGCGGTAAAGCCAGCCCAGTGAGTTGTGGGCCTGGGCGGTGCTGGGCTCTTCTAAAATGATGTTCTCCAGTAATTGCTTAGCCTGTAAATAGTTGGCATTGCGTATGGCCTCCTCGGCCTCCAGATAGATATCTTCCCAGTTGTGCATGTTGTTAAAGATCGGCATTGGTATATCAATGCAGTGAGCAAATATACGCCGTTATATATTAAGGTATATAACGATCGCCCAAACATAAATAGCATTGGCCCGGTTAAATTATTTCACTTAAAGCCCTGCGTCATGACACCAAAATTCTTTTACCTGTACCTGCTGGCTGGCACCGTGGCCCTGACCTTGGTGATCTACCAGCTGGCCACCGCGCCACAGCCGGTAAGCGCCGTAACGGTACTGTTGTACCTGATCCCTGCGCTGTTGCTGTATTATATGGCCTATAAAGTGTACCATGTAAAAAAGGATAATGAGCTCATGTAGGGCCACTAAATGCGGATGGTCTCAAAACAATACGCCGAGCTTGCAGGTTAGCTATATAACACCATTAACAACAGAACTTATGTTAGCATTTGATCAAGACACCTGGACCACGGAACAGGAGATACCGACCCAGCTGCGCCGCAACGCCGGTGCCGACGAACTGGAACGCAACAGGATATCAAGGGCTGCTGCTCCTGATCCGGAGGATGAAGATATTGAGGATGATGACCTGGATCTTGACGATGAGGATCTGGATTATGATGAAGAGGACGAAGATGATCTGGATGCCGACGTGGTACCTGATTATGATGAGGACCTTGATGATGAGGACGACGCTGATCTGAACGACCCGATCCGCGCGGAGATAGACGAGGATGACGACCTGTTAGACGGCGACACCGAATATGATCCTGCCAGCGTACCCGGTCGTGAAGAAGCAGCTGACGAACAATTAGGTGCCCCAAGCGAGCAGGAAGTGAACCCGCCGCAGGAAGGCAATGATGCCTCATACAGCGAGCAAACCGATGTAACGCCACCACGCCCGCACGAGTTCCCGTCAGAAGGTAGTCCGAAAACCGACTTTACCAGCCGCGACCACGGCCGTACTACCGGCCGCATGATCGGCCACGAGCCAGGTACCGAGGGTATCTAAAAATAAAGACCATAAAACAAGAACGGCCGCTAAGTAAGCGGCCGTTCTTGTTTTGGTCAAAATATCGTGTAGCTTTAAGATATGGATGTTCGTGCTCTCATGCCTAAAGATAAATTTGATGACAGTGGCATTGCTGACCTTAAGAAACTTTCATTTGATGACGTGAAGGATATGATCCCCGATCTGCTGGTGTGGCTTCAGGACATGAATTGGCCGGTGGCATTTTCGGTGGCGGAAGTATTAAGACCATTCACCGATAAAATAACCCCGCAGATCGTCGACATCCTCAGATCAAATGATGAAATGTGGGTCTATTGGATTTTGAACAATATCGCAAGATACTCATCAGATCCACTGGTGGTCGCGGAAATTGAGCGTATTAGGAAATTTCCTACCAAAGGCGAAATAGAGAATGGCATAGATGAACTCGCTACAGAGATTTTATTGGAATTAGATACTCGTGGGCTTGATCAAAAAATTGATAAGGTGGTGGCAGAATTAGGGTGTAATAAATAAGATCTTGATGACATGTTCAATGACGAAGGCTTAAGCACCCTCCCTGCACTTCAAATTAAACTGCTGCTTTTTACGGCATTTTTCTAATTTTGCGCTTTCATTCCATCAAAACATAAAATAGTGGAGCAAAACCAACTGACCACCGTTGAAACGGCCAAAGATCTGGGCCTGTTACCTGAAGAATTCGATCGTATCAAAGAGATACTGGGCCGCACGCCCAACTTTACCGAGCTGTCTATCTTCTCGGTGATGTGGAGCGAGCACTGCTCATACAAGAACTCGATCAAATGGTTAAAGACCCTTCCGCGCGATGGTTCACGTATGCTGGCCAAGGCCGGTGAAGAGAACGCCGGTGTGGTGGATCTGGGCGATGGTATCGGTTGTGCTTTTAAGATTGAATCACATAACCACC
This window harbors:
- a CDS encoding DUF5071 domain-containing protein — encoded protein: MDVRALMPKDKFDDSGIADLKKLSFDDVKDMIPDLLVWLQDMNWPVAFSVAEVLRPFTDKITPQIVDILRSNDEMWVYWILNNIARYSSDPLVVAEIERIRKFPTKGEIENGIDELATEILLELDTRGLDQKIDKVVAELGCNK